From a region of the Arachis ipaensis cultivar K30076 chromosome B09, Araip1.1, whole genome shotgun sequence genome:
- the LOC107617286 gene encoding protein TONNEAU 1a (The sequence of the model RefSeq protein was modified relative to this genomic sequence to represent the inferred CDS: added 16 bases not found in genome assembly): MDDYTREMMDLKTLVTRTLEKKGVLARIRAELRASVFEAIEEEDRVIEKEPALPPALLGSCNDRAKQLHASPSGRLLTALICEYLDWAQLNHTLKVYLPECNLEKDFWKAELKEFSSKNGYDLNRNGDSPLLLDVLEGFLRFENLSQARALPNSDSRNMRRPSSSSVAGGLPPLGRAVPSSQASDRRGGSSTSAYRMDEYNWRYDSDELPEGVIQASSALENLHLDRKARNLTSSWRHAGDGIGEDDGRADHV, translated from the exons ATGGATGACTATACTCGCGAAATGATGGACCTGAAGACACTCGTTACGCGCACCCTCGAGAAGAAAGGCGTCCTCGCCAGGATCCGC GCTGAACTCAGAGCAAGCGTTTTTGAGGCTATCGAAGAGGAGGATCGGGTAATCGAGAAGGAACCTGCGTTGCCTCCTGCATTGCTTGGTAGCTGCAACGATCGAGCCAAACAGCTTCACGCTTCTCCCTCAG GTAGACTCCTTACTGCGCTTATTTGTGAATACCTAGACTGGGCGCAACTCAATCACACGTTGAAGGTTTACCTTCCAGAATGTAATTTG GAAAAGGATTTTTGGAAGGCTGAGCTGAAAGAATTTAGTAGCAAAAATGGATACGACCTCAACAGAAATGGAGATAGCCCTCTACTCTTGGATGTGCTTGAAGGATTCTTGAGATTTGAG AATCTATCCCAGGCACGGGCTTTGCCAAACTCAGACTCCCGAAACATGCGAAGGCCTTCTTCATCATCTGTTGCCGGTGGCTTGCCACCGCTGGGAAG GGCTGTTCCTTCATCGCAGGCATCCG ATAGAAGAGGAGGATCCTCGACGTCTGCATATAGGATGGATGAGTACAATTGGCGATATGACAGTGATGAACTTCCTGAGGGTGTAATTCAAGCCTCAAGTGCACTGGAAAATCTTCATTTGGACAGGAAGGCTCGGAATCTAACATCTTCTTGGAG